Within Sphingobium sp. KCTC 72723, the genomic segment GCGAACCCTGGCTATGCCCCGCCAATATCAGCGGGCCGGTAGGATTGGCTTTGAGGAATGCGGCGAATGCCTGCGTCACGTCGCGATAGGCGGCAGCGAGCGCCTTGTCCCCTTCGGCTCCCTGCGTCAGAAATGCGCCATAATTGGCCTGACGATAGCGCGGCGCCCAGATATTGCCCGCTGCGTTGAAGGCGCTGGCTTGTCCCGCGACGAAGCGGCGTGCGGTCGCATCGGCTTCCTTGTCGCCGATACGCGCGTTCCAGTGCGCATTGCCGAATGTCGTGATGTAACTGGTGGGATGGATGAAGAACACCGCCGCTTTTTGCGGGGACGGGGTGTCGGTAAAGCCTGCGGGCGTCCACAGCGCCGGATTGTCCTGCACCTTGTCGGGCCGCGCCAGCCACATATCGGCCTTGTCATAGGCATTGGCTGGCAGCGGCTGGAGGTCGGTAAAGGCCTCTCGCGGGACCATGACCGCGCGGATCATCTGCATCCCCCAGATGCGATAGGCAAGCAGCGCTGCGATCACCAGCACGACCAGCGCCGCGATGACATACAGGAATTTGCGGGCCACCTGAAACTCTCCGATATGCAGAGGCGGTTCCGCCCCCCTTTTGCGCGCACCTGTCTGGCGCAACGGACAGGAGCGCGCAAGAGGCGCGAAACCGGCTTGAAGCGCAGCGGCGCGGGTGGTAGCGGCTTGGCCCATGTCGATAGACCTTCAGACCGTAAAAAAGATCGCCAGCCTCTCACGCATTTCGGTAACGGATGCGGAAGCAGAGGCCATGGTGCCGGAATTCAACAACATCCTTGGCTGGGTGGAGCAATTGGGTGAGGTGGACGTGACCGGCATAGAGCCGATGACGGCCGTGATCCCCAATCATCTGCGCCTGCGCGAGGATGCCGTCACCGACGGCAATGTCCGTGACAAGGTGCTGGCCAATGCGCCGCAAGCCGAACATGGCTTCTTCGCGGTGCCTAAGGTGATTGAGTAACCATTTTCCCGCCGTTCGGGCTGAGCTTGTCGAAGCCCGGTCCTTTCTTGAAAAAAAGTACAGCCCTTCGACAGGCTCAGGGCGAACGGAAGTTTTTGCATGACTGATCTCACCGATCTTACCGTTGCTGAAATTCGCGACGGTTTCCGCGCAGGCGATTTTTCCGCGCGCGAAGTGGCGACCGGCTTCAACGCCAATGTCGCGGCCGCCCGTGCGCTCAACGCCTTCATCGTCGAAACGCCTGAAAAAGCGCTGGAAGCCGCCGACGCTGCCGATGCTGCCCGCGCGTCCGGCGACCTCAAGCCCCTGTCGGGCGTGCCGATCGGCATGAAGGATCTGTTCTGCACGCAGGGCGTCCAGACTACCGCCGCCAGCCACATGCTGGAAGGCTTTACGCCGACCTATGAATCGACCGTGTCCGCCAAATTGTGGGACGCGGGCGCAGGGATGCTGGGCAAGCTGAACCTGGATCAGTTCGCCATGGGATCGTCCAACGAAACCAGCTATTTCGGCAATGTCATTTCGCCCTGGCGGCGGAACGATGGCGATAAGGCGGCTTTGGCCCCCGGTGGATCGTCGGGTGGTTCATCCGCCGCTATTGCTGCGCGGCTCTGCCCGGCGGCGACCGGCACCGATACGGGCGGCTCCATTCGCCAGCCTGCGGCCTTTACCGGCATCAGCGGGATCAAGCCGACCTATGGCCGCTGCTCGCGCTGGGGCGTGGTCGCTTTTGCGTCCTCGCTTGACCAGCCGGGTCCGATGGCGCGCACCGTGCGCGACAACGCCATCCTGCTGGACGTGATGGCCGGTTTCGATCCCAGGGACGCAACTTCGCTGAATGTTGCCGTGCCGCAGTGGGAAGCAGGCCTGTCCAGCGATCTGCGCGGCAAGACGGTCGGCATTCCGAAGGAATATCGCCCCGATGGTCTGAACGCGGAAATCGCGGCTTTGTGGGATCGCGGCATCGCCTGGTTGCAGGATGCGGGTGCCAATGTGGTCGAAGTGTCGCTGCCGCACACCAAATATGCGCTGCCCACTTATTATATCATTGCGCCTGCCGAGGCATCGTCCAACCTCGCGCGCTATGATGGCGTGCGTTATGGCCTGCGCGACCTGCCCGATGGCGCAGGTTTGCAGGACATGTATGCCGCCACCCGCGCCGCAGGGTTCGGGCCGGAGGTCAAGCGCCGCATCATGATCGGCACTTATGTACTGAGCGCCGGTTTCTACGACGCTTATTATACGCAGGCGCAGAAGGTCCGGGCGCTGATCGCCCGTGATTTCGAACGGGCGTTCGAGATATGCGACCTGCTGCTGACCCCCACCGCACCCAGCGCTGCCTTTGCACTAGGGGAAAAGCAGGCCGATCCGCTGGCCATGTATCTCAACGACGTGTTCACCGTGCCTGCCTCGCTCGCGGGCCTGCCCGCCATGGCGGTGCCGGGTGGTCTGGACGCGCAGGGTCTGCCGCTGGGGTTGCAGATCATCGGCAAGGCGCTGGACGAACAGACCGTGCTGAACGCTGGGTTGGCGATCGAGGAACGCGCAGGCTTCACGGCGCGCGCGGACAAGTGGTGGTAATGGTTTGACCTAAGTGTTACTTTGGTAACACTGGAGATTGGGCAATGAACGCGCAGAGCAAGATCGACACCGGAACCATGACGAGCAAGGGTCAGATACTGATCCCCAAAGCCATGCGCGACGCCGCCGGTCTGGTGCCGGGACAGCCTTATAAGGTCATGGTCAATGAAGCGGGACAGGTGGTTGTTGCCCCGTTGGGATTTGGACCGGAAGATGCTGCCGAGAGGGGGCGTCGCATTCGTGCGGGGCTGTTGGCGATTGCCGGTAAATATCCCAACCCGGACGGGATGAGTACGGACGAATATATGCGGGAGTTGCGGGGCGATTACGAACCGTGATCCTGATCGATTCGAACGTCATCATCGACATTGTCGATCGCGATCCAGTCTGGTTCGACTGGTCATTTGAGAATATTGATCGGGCGGGACAAAGCACGGTGATTGCGATCAATCCTGTGGTCGTAGGCGAGGTGGCAGCGCGTTTCACGACGCTGGATCAGTTCAGGGCGATCATGAGTGGGTTGCTGATCCAGATCCATGACCTGGGCGCCGAGGCGGCATTTATCGCGGGCTTGGCCTTTCAGGCGCATCGTCAGCGTCGCAAAACTGGTGACGTGAAATCCATCCTCGCCGACTTCCTGATCGGCGGTCATGCGCAGGCTGCTGGCGCGACTATCCTGACGCGCGACCCGCGTTTTTATCGAAGCTATTTTCCCGGCGTGCCGTTGATCACGCCTTCAAAGGACGACTGATGACTGAATCAACCTATCGCATCCAGGGCGCAACCGGCGAGTGGGAGGTCGTGATCGGCCTGGAGGTCCATGCGCAGGTCACGTCCAACGCCAAGCTGTTTTCCGGCGCGGCGACCGCTTTCGGGGCGGAGCCGAATACGCAGGTGTCGCTGGTCGATGCGGCGATGCCCGGCATGTTGCCTGTCCCCAACCGTGAGTGCATCCGTCAGGCCGTGCGCACCGGCATGGCGATCGACGCGCAGATCAACCGTTGGTCGCGGTTCGACCGCAAAAATTACTTCTATGCCGATTTGCCGCAGGGCTATCAGATCAGCCAGCTTTATCACCCGATCGTGGGTGAAGGGCAGATCGAGATCGTACTGGACGAAAAGAACCCCGACACCAGCACCAAGATCATCGGTGTCGAGCGCATCCATGTGGAGCAGGATGCGGGCAAGCTGATGCATGATCAGCATCCCACCAGCTCCTATGTCGACCTGAACCGTTCCGGCGTGGCGCTGATGGAAATCGTGTCGCGGCCCGACATGCGTTCTCCCGCAGAAGCAGGGGCTTATCTGGCGAAGCTGCGGACGATCCTGCGCTATGTCGGGTCGTGCGACGGCAATATGGATCAGGGTTCGATGCGCGCCGACGTCAATGTTTCGGTGCGCAAGCCGGGCGGCGAATTGGGCACCCGCACCGAAACGAAGAATGTCAATTCGGTCCGCTTCGTCATGGCGGTGGTCGAACATGAAGCCAGCCGTCAGGTCGATGTGCTGGAAGCGGGCGGCAAGATCGTGCAGGAAACGCGCCTGTACGACGCCGACCGCAACGAAACCCGGTCGATGCGGTCGAAGGAAGATGCGCATGACTATCGCTACTTCCCCGATCCCGACCTGCTGCCGGTGGAACTGGACGATGCGTTTCTGGCGGAATGTCGTGCCTCGCTCCCCGAACTGCCGGACGCCAAGCGCAAGCGGTATGAGCAGGCGCTGGGCCTGTCGGCCTATAATGCCGCGACCCTGACCGCTGACGCGGACACGGCGCGCTGGTTCGAAACGCTGGTAGAGCAGAGCGCCGCCGCGCAGGGCAAGAGCGAGAGCGATGTTGCCAAGGCGGCGGCCAATTGGCTGTTGTCGGACCTGTATGGTGCGCTCAACCGGCTTGGCAAAAGCCTGGAGGAAAGCCCGGTAAGCCCGTCGAAAGCCGCTGAATTGCTGGCGCTGGTGGCCGATGGCACGCTGTCGGGTTCGCTGGCCAAGCAGGTGTTCGAAATCATGCTGGAAACCGGCGACGGCGCGGGCCAGATCGTGGAGGATCGCGGCATGAAGCAGACGTCCGATACGGGCGCAATCGAAGCGGTGGTCGCCACCGTGCTGGCCAATAATGCCGACAAGGTCGAACAGTATCGCGGCGGCAAGGAAGCGCTGTTCGGCTTCTTCGTGGGACAGACGATGAAGGCGATGCAGGGCAAGGCCAACCCGCAGGTCGTCAACGAACTGGTGAAGAAAGCGCTGGCGGGGTAGCTGCGAAATCGTTCCCGCCGGGGGGCTATCGTATATGGAAATGCGCTCTGCTTTATCGTCACCCTGAACTTGATTCAGGGTCCATTTTGCCAGATCAGGCAGTTGTTTGTGACGAGAAATGGATGCTGAAATAAATTCAGCATGACGTCGGGGGATT encodes:
- a CDS encoding DUF3089 domain-containing protein, with the protein product MARKFLYVIAALVVLVIAALLAYRIWGMQMIRAVMVPREAFTDLQPLPANAYDKADMWLARPDKVQDNPALWTPAGFTDTPSPQKAAVFFIHPTSYITTFGNAHWNARIGDKEADATARRFVAGQASAFNAAGNIWAPRYRQANYGAFLTQGAEGDKALAAAYRDVTQAFAAFLKANPTGPLILAGHSQGSRHLLQLVREQVAGKPVADRVAAVYAVGWPVSVEADLPALGLPACARRDQAHCIVSWQSYAEPADPSAVVESFERKTGYTGKPRKGTHMLCTNPITGAFNGAAPASANKGTLDAREESKPPRLLAGVVPARCDTSGVLMIGEPVDMGPFTLPGNNYHVYDYSLFWGNVREDARQRLAAFVK
- the gatC gene encoding Asp-tRNA(Asn)/Glu-tRNA(Gln) amidotransferase subunit GatC, translated to MSIDLQTVKKIASLSRISVTDAEAEAMVPEFNNILGWVEQLGEVDVTGIEPMTAVIPNHLRLREDAVTDGNVRDKVLANAPQAEHGFFAVPKVIE
- the gatA gene encoding Asp-tRNA(Asn)/Glu-tRNA(Gln) amidotransferase subunit GatA translates to MTDLTDLTVAEIRDGFRAGDFSAREVATGFNANVAAARALNAFIVETPEKALEAADAADAARASGDLKPLSGVPIGMKDLFCTQGVQTTAASHMLEGFTPTYESTVSAKLWDAGAGMLGKLNLDQFAMGSSNETSYFGNVISPWRRNDGDKAALAPGGSSGGSSAAIAARLCPAATGTDTGGSIRQPAAFTGISGIKPTYGRCSRWGVVAFASSLDQPGPMARTVRDNAILLDVMAGFDPRDATSLNVAVPQWEAGLSSDLRGKTVGIPKEYRPDGLNAEIAALWDRGIAWLQDAGANVVEVSLPHTKYALPTYYIIAPAEASSNLARYDGVRYGLRDLPDGAGLQDMYAATRAAGFGPEVKRRIMIGTYVLSAGFYDAYYTQAQKVRALIARDFERAFEICDLLLTPTAPSAAFALGEKQADPLAMYLNDVFTVPASLAGLPAMAVPGGLDAQGLPLGLQIIGKALDEQTVLNAGLAIEERAGFTARADKWW
- a CDS encoding AbrB/MazE/SpoVT family DNA-binding domain-containing protein: MNAQSKIDTGTMTSKGQILIPKAMRDAAGLVPGQPYKVMVNEAGQVVVAPLGFGPEDAAERGRRIRAGLLAIAGKYPNPDGMSTDEYMRELRGDYEP
- a CDS encoding type II toxin-antitoxin system VapC family toxin, encoding MILIDSNVIIDIVDRDPVWFDWSFENIDRAGQSTVIAINPVVVGEVAARFTTLDQFRAIMSGLLIQIHDLGAEAAFIAGLAFQAHRQRRKTGDVKSILADFLIGGHAQAAGATILTRDPRFYRSYFPGVPLITPSKDD
- the gatB gene encoding Asp-tRNA(Asn)/Glu-tRNA(Gln) amidotransferase subunit GatB; the encoded protein is MTESTYRIQGATGEWEVVIGLEVHAQVTSNAKLFSGAATAFGAEPNTQVSLVDAAMPGMLPVPNRECIRQAVRTGMAIDAQINRWSRFDRKNYFYADLPQGYQISQLYHPIVGEGQIEIVLDEKNPDTSTKIIGVERIHVEQDAGKLMHDQHPTSSYVDLNRSGVALMEIVSRPDMRSPAEAGAYLAKLRTILRYVGSCDGNMDQGSMRADVNVSVRKPGGELGTRTETKNVNSVRFVMAVVEHEASRQVDVLEAGGKIVQETRLYDADRNETRSMRSKEDAHDYRYFPDPDLLPVELDDAFLAECRASLPELPDAKRKRYEQALGLSAYNAATLTADADTARWFETLVEQSAAAQGKSESDVAKAAANWLLSDLYGALNRLGKSLEESPVSPSKAAELLALVADGTLSGSLAKQVFEIMLETGDGAGQIVEDRGMKQTSDTGAIEAVVATVLANNADKVEQYRGGKEALFGFFVGQTMKAMQGKANPQVVNELVKKALAG